The Manihot esculenta cultivar AM560-2 chromosome 8, M.esculenta_v8, whole genome shotgun sequence genomic interval TACAATtagcaaaattttaattaaaaaaataataaaatctaataataataataataataaatcaccTTGAACACGTCATTATTAGTTCTCATCTTAATGCCCGGCAAACTGTGGAGCCAAATTGGAAACCCtctgaaaaaagaaattaaattaacaaaatatcttaaatgatttaatttaatataatatttaaaaataataattacccATAATCCCATTCAGCACAAACGTATGGTCCAATTCTAAGAATGGCATAAAGCCCTTCATCACGAATGGTCTTGATAAATCTAACCAGGTCAAGATTTTCAGCGAAATCATACTaaacaagaaaaaggaaaaattagaaataaaattatatttaagaagaataataatatttttaaaaataaataagttaaaaacCTGACGAGGTTGAGGTTCATGAGCATTCCAAAAAACATAAGTCTCAATTGTATTGAGACCACCTTCTTTGGACTTTCTAATAAGGGATGGCCacatctaataaaaaaaaataaaattaattagagaaaATCTCATAATTAATCTGTAATTATaggttaattaattatatttagctTACCCCAGGAGTGCTACGTGGATAATGGATTGATCCAGAGATTAATAATTTTCTCTGGCCGTCAATCTTAATGGCTCGATCATCATAAGTCACATCATATGCAGAAGAAAGAGAGCTACATAAAATAGATAAGCAGAAGGCTGCGAAAATGGCAGAAAAACCCATTTTGTTGATTTTCTGAAGCTGAGAGtggaaatgaaaatgaatttatGAAGTGAATATGAGAGAAAATGGAGCTATTTATAGcagaaaatgaaattaaatggaTAGGTTTCAATTAagaaattttagattaattatgtGATAATTATcaagttaatttatttaatatgttttGTTATAAGATAAGAAGGTTTAATCTCCTAACAGAAGgggaaaattatattttttttgttaaataaaaagaaaaaatatcttaaaagaaagagaaaaatatttaaatattaggtTATTGTGGTGCATAGCTCATAGTTATCCTTACCAACTTGTTAGGTTTTCAATTTTTGATCTTTCTATcccaaaatcaaatgatatttcCTCTCAATCTCTTCCCTCCTCAAACAATAATTATCAACAGATTTAATCCAAAAATAAgtttaactatttaaaaaaatagagaataatcaataaaatttaaaatatgattaatttttaacttttatgataattattgatatagtaaattatattaaatgaattataaatttaattgaaatatttaataaattaattaatttagaggTGTCAGGATGTAATTAGCTaatataaaattgttaaaataagATAAACTGTAGTTTAACCACTTAACAATTATCGTATGTATGAAGAAATGTAAGCATGTTTCTGTCGGAGCTACAATTTCtccatatatataatatttatattttgtgtTAAAaccaaatttataaattatataataattttatgacATTAAATTTTAGCCCCACACACTTtaaaatagttattattttCACTAATTCACCGCTTCAAAACAAATCAAAGAGCATAGCGCAATATAGGGGGACAAAGTATTCTCCAATACTCCTTCTGTTCGGTAGTTGTAAATATATTATGTATtggtaaagaaaaaataaattatattttcatttttaaattttaatataaataataaatcgatttttatatttttaaaattaaacacttaaatttatccataatcaattcatttaaattGAAAAGTATTCTATtcataattttgttaattaactggatatagagagaataaatattttagatatttaaaatattctcataaatacttaaattttttatcaatataaataaaaaattttatattatattaactatactttaatttttaaattttagtataattaacgaattgattttatatttttaaaattaaataattaaatttttctatatttaatttGTCTAAAAGTACcagtataataaatattataaacattaatttaaaattagtggatcaaacttttaaaaatataatttttttaaaatatttttttaaaaaatttactatttacttaaaattatttggTACCATCTACAAATAGTTGAAGTTGTAAGCAAGTTTTAAAATTGTAagtagtaaaatattttaaagaataGAACTTGAaggataaaaaatattaaaaaattgattgaatgaGATAAATCGAAAAACAGCTAATggaatttaaatgttttttaaataaaaaataaaatatttaaatatttaaatttgaattgacaggaaaaataatagaatcctaaatttttaatatttttaattttaaaagtggaTAATAAAGACAATTCAacgtttttaattataaaaaataaataaaaaaattagagtttAAATAAACTcattatagagatatttaagtgtgtaattttaaaattataaaaataaaatcattaattatattaaaatttaagaattaaagtataatttatttatttaaaaaagataataaaaatattttttatttttttaataaaaaaaatatttaatttatacgaactgattataaaaaatttaagtgtttaattttaaaaatataattaacgtttataaatttaagtatttaattttaaaaatataaaaattaatttattaattttactaaaatttaagaaataaaatataatttattcaaagaaacttaaaattcaaattaagcCATGGGTAGAGGTGTAGCCCACAACACGCATATATATTTATACCTTAAGAGGTTATCTTAAATGGGTAACCGCCGCTGGAGCACTTGATAGGATCAAAATGGTTATGTTCTATGCATGTGATGTCATGCATCAcgcttatattattattttttaactgaATTTAGAAGGTGCAAGAATTTATTAGGTGTGGAAGAGTCCATGACCACGAATACTTGTATTTGCTGAGGAAAGACGAAATGCAGAGAGTAGCAAATAGCTACAGAAAATTGGGGTAAGAAAACAAGAGGCTTTAATGACTGCAGTTAATGAATTTACCCTTTGTTCGAATCTAATTAATGAGAGGTGAGGTGCCCAAATTCAATTCATGACATGCGGAGATGCACATCAAACATCAATTTCTCATAACAACACCTTTCTCTTTCAACACTTTGAGAAATTTTAATAACAGTTTCttttcaaataattattttaatattttttaatttttttcatcttttaattaataattatttattatatttctcAAAGGGGTAAAAAAGTCATTCCAGCTAGGAAACTTCCATTTTCTTCATGCTGCAAGACAAGCAGTAGAAGCAGAGACTAAGGAAGCAAATACACATTCCTGTCCAAACCTTACAACACTGTTGGATTCCAAAAATTCATTATACTCTCTTAATCAAACGTACACCTGTACAGATGGGAGGTAGCTGGCAAGGGTAGAATTGGAAACAAGAAAATTTGCATGAAAAAGACCAATCTATAAGGCTTCACAAAGAGGACGCTTGGCGTGATGGTGCAACAACAGCTTACCAATTGTTCAACTATTTCTGCTCTTCCTTCCAGCTCATGAACAACAAAAGGAAATCGCTAAAGCTTGAAATAAACTCTTGAGGTGGTTTCAGTTTCTGACACTCGAACATAGCAGGAGAGCTCTTGAGATGGGGCATGCATGGAGGTCTTCGTCGTCGTCGTCATCATCGCCGATAAAGCTATTGTTGTTCATGGCACCGTTGGTTTTGGTTTCTGGGTTTGTTGCTATTTTGGGTCCGAAATTCTCCAGTTTGGAGTTTTTGTCTAGCCATTCTTGGTTGTTGGGATTTGGTGCAGCTGATTCTTTAAACATTTCTGTGCCAGCTTCTTCACATGCAAAAGAGAATAATGAAAGTAGACTGCTGGATTTGCATCCTAGAGTGGCGATGGTGGGGATGGAAGTAGAAGATCACAGTGCAGAAGAAAAGAAGGCTCTCTCTGATCAATACTCTGCGTTTAACCGCTCTTctgcttctcctcctccttcttctccgCCTCCTCCTCCAGTTCGTTATTTTCCGGCGGTGGACATTCAAGAACCTGTgagtccttatcttttcttcaTGCATTACTGCTTAGTATTTACTATATGAGGATTCAGAAACCCTTTTTCCTCCTATTTTGCTGATTGTTTCCAAATTAGAATTTGGAATCACTGAATTTTTATtacttgtttttcttttcttttttttttgggtctGAGAGAAAAAGTCATGTTGATGTTTTGATTTGTGGTAATTTAGCGTAAGAGCAAAGTTGTGTTGTTTTCTGTTTTCTAGTTTCGATTTAggggaaaaaaacaaaaatgaaagagaaatcAAAACTCTGTCTGCATATATTTCCTTGAAAACATGGAATCCTAATGACAAAGAtgtttttttttagttattttcgcctttttttaaaatttttttgagaaAATAGGAGTTATTCAACTTGTATTTAAGGTAATTTGGTGGGGGCAACAGTGGTTAAATTAAAGCTACTCTGCTCCCTCTCTTGGTTAAAAATGTAATTATATATGACGTAATAAATTATCTTTAATAAGCTTTTACTGTTGTCCCAATTTAACAATTTCGACagatttaacttaaaaaataataaattattggagttactgtttttaatttttgagatttttgaaaattgattttCCAGAATGCAAGTGAAGAAGGCAAGCAAATTTCAAGGAACAAGACTAGTATTGTTTCCCTGGATCTCTCCATAAAAAACAAACATGAAAAAGAGCATTCCAGTTTAGAAAGGCTGGAAGCTGCTCTCCAAATTGCTCGTTCTGCAATTAAAGAAGCTAAATTTGGAGATCAATGGCAAGATCCTGAATATGTTCCAATGGGCCCTATGTATTGGAACTCCAAAGTCTTCCACAGGTGATTTCAGTCTTCAGCTTATGTTTCTATCTTACATTGGAGACACCATGATTCAGTACTAAAATTCTTACTCGCATCAAGTTGTATAAATATCCCAGCCAATAGGATGTTGGGTCTACCATcatgtatgcatgctttgattGATTGTGTATACAACCGAATGCGGACTGAATTTCCCAATGCAGTACTATgtacatatttttttttgtttcgcTAAACCGGATTCGCGCAAGATAGTCCTATTAGGGAGCGAAGCATTCCCTCCGAAGTTTTCAAAGGGGCTCCATACTAAGTTTTCAAAGGGGCTCCCTACTTAGGATTGGAACTGAGACTTTAACCAAAGAAAGAAGGGACCCCCAAGAAGAAAGAAGGGACCCCCTTGGGGGCTTAGTACCGTAtactttattattgaatttcatTCCTATTTTTTCAGTATTTATGATTGACCGAGTCCAAAACGTAAATAAATGGGACCCTTTTATTTTGTGtaggccttcttgcattttttcCTTATATATTTTCCCTATAGAGACCCAATGTGTGGCCTTCTTGCTGGTATCCAATGCCTAGCCTAACAAGTAATGTTTATGCGGCATTGCAGGAGTTACTTAGAAATGGAGAAACAGTTTAAGGTCTTTGTCTATGAAGAAGGGGAGCCACCGGTTTTTCACAATGGTCCTTGCAAGAGTATATACTCCATGGAAGGGAATTTTATTCACAGGATGGAGATGGATGACCATTTTCGCACCAAAGATCCCAACAAGGCACATGTCTATTTCCTGCCCTTCAGCGTAGTCATGATGGTCCGATTCGTCTACGTGCGCAATTCGCATGATTTTGGTCCTATTAAGAGGACCGTGAGAGATTATGTCGGTCTCATTGCTGGAAAATACCCCTTCTGGAATCGAAGCCTTGGGGCCGACCATTTCATGCTTGCTTGCCATGATTGGGTAAGAATGTTTAAACTTAAGCTACTttgaacttgtatgtttgattTCTTGAGCTTGCTAAGGATGGAGTTGTATGGTTGATTCTAAGTATGCATACATGTCATCCTTTTCCAGGGGCCAGAAACTTCATTTTCCGTTCCTCACCTTGCGAAGAACTCGATTCGTGCACTATGCAATGCGAACACATCGGAAAGATTCAATCCCATGAAAGATGTTTCCTTTCCGGAAATCAATCTCCAAACAGGTACTACAAAAGGCTTGATAGGTGGACCATCTCCATCAAGAAGATCAATCTTAGCCTTCTTTGCTGGAGGGCTTCATGGCCCTATAAGGCCAATTATACTTGAGCACTGGGAAAACAAAGATGACGATATGAGTGTCCATCGGTACCTTCCGAAAGGCGTATCTTACTACGAAATGATGAGAAAAAGCAAGTTCTGCCTCTGCCCGAGTGGTTACGAAGTTGCAAGTCCAAGAGTTGTGGAGGCATTTTACACTGGATGTGTGCCGGTGTTGATCTCAGACCACTATGTACCGCCTTTTAGCGACGTTTTGAATTGGAAGGCGTTCTCCGTTGAGGTTCCGGTGAGTGATATCCCTAACTTGAAGAGAATATTGATGAGTATATCAACTAGGCAGTATATTAGAATGCAGAGAAGAGGACAACAAATAAGGAGGCATTTTGAGGTTAACTCTCCACCTAAACGGTACGATGTTTATCATATGATTTTGCATTCTATTTGGCTCAGAAGACTGAATGCTAGAATCTATGATAGCCCACGAGCTATCACCAGTTAAATGTAGAGCTACATCTTGATGAGTAtatatatcaaattaaattagagAATTGTTTGTAAAGGATTAActcttatttttcattttcgTGTTAtgactttttttgtttttttgtttttaatcaaTATTTTCGTAATGATTCTTATCATAGAGTACTTTATGTATACGTTTTTTATTGTGTTATTTACTGCAATAAAAGGTGTAGATTCATTTTTcagtaaaaaatcaaatatgaaaaattatgcaTTTAGACTTGGTGATCACCATTAAATAGAGCATTTTTCTGCTGCAGACAAAACCATTAatctatattatttaatatatcttttaataaataattaatattattataaaaaatataataccatcaatatttattatatcatattgTGTTTACcggaataatttttttaatatatatatatatattgaaggtCTAATTGCGAATCGGATATAAAAAAACTCCGTCCAATATATCCAATCATAACCCTATTTTTTCCAATTATCAGCAAATTGTACAATATATTAA includes:
- the LOC110621664 gene encoding probable glycosyltransferase At5g03795, whose translation is MGHAWRSSSSSSSSPIKLLLFMAPLVLVSGFVAILGPKFSSLEFLSSHSWLLGFGAADSLNISVPASSHAKENNESRLLDLHPRVAMVGMEVEDHSAEEKKALSDQYSAFNRSSASPPPSSPPPPPVRYFPAVDIQEPNASEEGKQISRNKTSIVSLDLSIKNKHEKEHSSLERLEAALQIARSAIKEAKFGDQWQDPEYVPMGPMYWNSKVFHRSYLEMEKQFKVFVYEEGEPPVFHNGPCKSIYSMEGNFIHRMEMDDHFRTKDPNKAHVYFLPFSVVMMVRFVYVRNSHDFGPIKRTVRDYVGLIAGKYPFWNRSLGADHFMLACHDWGPETSFSVPHLAKNSIRALCNANTSERFNPMKDVSFPEINLQTGTTKGLIGGPSPSRRSILAFFAGGLHGPIRPIILEHWENKDDDMSVHRYLPKGVSYYEMMRKSKFCLCPSGYEVASPRVVEAFYTGCVPVLISDHYVPPFSDVLNWKAFSVEVPVSDIPNLKRILMSISTRQYIRMQRRGQQIRRHFEVNSPPKRYDVYHMILHSIWLRRLNARIYDSPRAITS